Within Fretibacterium sp. OH1220_COT-178, the genomic segment GGAGGCAACGAACAGGAGCAGCAAGGATAGCGCAACATAAAAACGCCTATGAACACGCATCAAGAACATGAAATCCCTCCTTGTCTGTTGGAGCTCTACTCGGGAAACAGGTGCCACCGCTCTCAAACGGGACTTTTCCATTCTATCATTCAAACTTCTGCTTCTATCGGTATGTTTTTGAAAAATTTCAATGTCGGAAAAAACGCAACTATGCTGTCCCACAAAGCAGGTGATGCCTCTTGGGTGATATGCCATATATAAGCAGACAAATTGTTAGGTGGAGGTAAGCGGATGTCTAAGGTCTCGCCAAGATACACGGAGGACTTCAAGAAGAGTATCGTCAGTTTGTATCACAATGGGAAGACACAAAGGCAGTTGCACGAGGAATACGGTGTATCTCCAAACACTTTGGCTCGTTGGATCAAAGCCTATTCGGAGGTCAAACTCGACGACAATACCGTCATTACTGCCAAGCAGGTCAAGGCTCTACAGAAGCGCAACGCCTTGCTCGAAGAGGAGAATCTCATCTTTAAAAAAGCGATTGCCATATTCATGCCACACTCAAACAAAGATTAGAGGCCATCCATAAACTCCGAAACGAGCATTCCATCAAGACCCTGTGCCGGGTACTTAGAGTCAATCGGAGTTCTTACTACAAGCATTTTTTCAGTCCGGCCGCACCCAGGCCCCTCGAAAATCAGGATATCCGCGGGAAGATTCTCAGTCTTTACACCCGCTCGGACAAACGGCTCGGTGCTCATAAAATGTGTTGTCGCCTCAAGACGGAATATGGCATAAAGATCAGCGTGGGACGAGTGTACCGCCTGATGCGGGGAATGCAGCTGCCCAGAATGTCGACAGAAAAACCACCGTTTACGCACCGACATCCGCAGCAGGACAGCGCCCCTTGCAGGAACATCTTTAAACAGCAATTCAATCCTCAGGAGCCTGATCGCGTCTGGGCGAGCGATATCACCTATGTCCGCACGGATAAAGGGTTTCATTACATTTGCGTTGTTCTGGATCTTTTTTCGCGAAAAGTCATTGCGTGGCGTGTCAGCTGCAAAGCGGACACATAATTCGTAGTGGACACGGTGGAAGAGGCGCATCTCAAACGGGGGCAGCCGCAGTCGGTGCTGTTTCATTCTGACCGGGGACCTCAGTATACCTTGGAGCAATTTCGACGCTTTCAATTTCGACGCTTTTTGGATGAGCGCAACATCGTGCAGTCTTTCTCTGCACCGGGCTGCCTGTACGATAATGCGGTTGTGGAGTCCTTCTTCAAATTTTTCAAGAAAGAGGAGCTGAACCGGAGGCGTTTTCGTAACCAGGGGGAACTCAAGCGTTCCGTATTTGTGTCCATCGAGGGCTTTTACAACCCCAAGAGGCTCCATTCCGCCAATAGCAATCTCTCTCCAGACGAAAAGGAGGCCGTGTTTAAAAAACAGACATCTCTCCTTCCTTGATTGCTTCGCTTTTTGTGTCCGTTTTCTTGACTATGGTCCAGTCAACGACGCCCACGGCGGCAGCTCGTTCCGGTTCAGATCCACGCTCGACACCCCTTTCCCTGTCCCTTGTCCTGACGATCCGCTCCACCTTGTCCAGCACTTCCCGGCTCAGGCGGTTGACGGTATTCCCCAGTTCCATCATCGAGGCTTCGTCCAGCCCCGTCACCGCGCTGAAGTTCAAGGCCTCGGCCTCTCTGGGATCCAGTCCGCACCGCACCAAAAGATACCAAGTTATGCAGCTATAGGCAAACTCTTTAGAATTTTCTCTATTTACTGCATCGCCATTGTACAGGGCAAAACGATTTTTTTCAAGGTCCTCGGACATGTTTTTTGCCATGCCCTGAAGGAGGTGGGACAGACCGAGAGGGTCGGGCTCGACGCCGCAGCTCGCGGCCAGGAGCTCTGCCGTGCTCCGGGCCTCCTCCGGACGGACCCGCCAGATGTAGGGAGGCGCGTCGTTCTCGTGCCCTCTGGCGGGGTGCGTATCGCCCACGTCGAAGACATGCCGCAGGGCCTCTCCATCCAGCAGCTTGATGCTCTTCTGTCCTTTGTTGACCCATCGGTGGAAGCGCTTGTTCCACAGGTCCATTTCGGCGCAGGCTGTGGCCTCCGGGCGCTGCTTGTAGATGAGAAGCTGGTCCTGAAAGGCATACTTGTGGTTCCGAGCCGCGCAGGTCAGGAACGCCGCCCAGGCTTCCTCGCTTGTTCGAATCTCTTGTTTGACTTCGTTAAATTTCCGTATCGTCTCCCGAAGCGTCGTCTCCGCCATGTTCAGCGCTCCTGTTCCCGCTCAGGATTACGGCGTCCCCGTTCCCGGGCCGGGGCCGTTCGGCCCTCCACGCGAAGGAAATACGCCCGGTACGGCTCGGCCTTGCCGAGCTGAATCGTACCCCTCGGGCCGAAGACGAAGTTTTCCGCCGTCTCCCGGGCATACCGCTCCCAATTCCGGT encodes:
- a CDS encoding integrase core domain-containing protein translates to MDTVEEAHLKRGQPQSVLFHSDRGPQYTLEQFRRFQFRRFLDERNIVQSFSAPGCLYDNAVVESFFKFFKKEELNRRRFRNQGELKRSVFVSIEGFYNPKRLHSANSNLSPDEKEAVFKKQTSLLP
- a CDS encoding DDE-type integrase/transposase/recombinase — translated: MLSLYTRSDKRLGAHKMCCRLKTEYGIKISVGRVYRLMRGMQLPRMSTEKPPFTHRHPQQDSAPCRNIFKQQFNPQEPDRVWASDITYVRTDKGFHYICVVLDLFSRKVIAWRVSCKADT
- a CDS encoding transposase, with product MSKVSPRYTEDFKKSIVSLYHNGKTQRQLHEEYGVSPNTLARWIKAYSEVKLDDNTVITAKQVKALQKRNALLEEENLIFKKAIAIFMPHSNKD